The genomic segment CTATATTCTGTCTGGCACATGCATATAGTTGCTTGTTCTTCAAAATCTTTTCCTGGTTTAGTAAATTGACTTACAAATCAAACTGCGCAATAAAACACACTTGGTGCAAGACTAATTTCATACCTGCCATGAATCATATGCAGCATTTAATATGAAAAGTGGTGTGCGTATCTTCTGCACCATGTTTTGAGGGAAAAAACACTGCATTTTCATTGAAAGTGTTGGTAAGATAGCACAATAGGGTTGGTGGAATATTTGTTGATGTTAGACATACAAACCATGCTTGGTGTCAGTCTCGAAGTGCATGAAGATGGCAAATTCTGGGCTGATCCCTAAAAGACATGCATAAACCAGTCAACTGGGGTAAATAATAGTTACAATGAACACCAGAGAAGATAGGTTGCATCAATTATGACAATTTCACTTCCTAAATGTTTATCTCTAAGGAGAAACTGTAGAAGCCTCGAAAATATATTAAGTAAACACTTATTGTATGTTATGAAACTATTAGGGGCATACATGTGTCGTCACCACATCATTGAAGAAGGCCTTAATGTGTTCTGTTCCAGTAATATCCTTCCTGTTATTTGCAAGATGTCATCAAATAGAATGGTAAGTAAAAACTTGACATCATATTGTAACCATGATTAGCAATCTTTATCCATATTTTTGAAGCTGGTCTTTTATTAATGTATTTTTGGAGCTGATTAGAGGTGTGAGTCAAACACTCCGATTAAAATATCAAGTACGCAAAGGACGAATAACTTACAAATTGATAAAATAACCAGCATCTGAAAGACATTTAACTCTGGTACCCAATGGTAAAAGGGCACGGAAGTTGTCACAGTGTAGAATGGATGTCAATCCACCGGCGGAACAGCCTGAGAGAAAAGCCTGTAATCACTATTAGTGTCATAAAGGAAATTCATAGTGAACACAACAAACTAGGCCTTGAGAGAAGCTTACATTTTCAGCCTTGCTCATTCCCCTTGCAAGTAGATCTTCCATAACAGCAAGCCATACCCTTGCTCCTCTATAATGAAGGTTGGTGGTCTAATCAGATGCATGCATGGAAACAAAGTTAATTTACATATGTTCCAAATTCTGTACATGATCTTAAGCCTATTTCATGAGCAAACCTCTCTATTCTCACATTTAACAATATAGATAATATTGCAGCAAGAGAGAGCACACTAGATTGAACTTACAGGATTTACTCTCTTTACATCTCCCGTAAATGATGAACCATCACAGTAGCGAACCTTGACCTTGTTCCAATTGTAGAAGTCTGGAAATCACATTCCAATCAACTGAAGTTGCCAGGAAATAATTTGAGACCAAAAACTACTCACCGAATGCATATTGGTTTTGTAGCATTAATACCAGAATAGGGGAGTGCTCTTTATGTTGATGTGCTTGGAGAAGACAATAATGTGTGCTAGAAAtataagaatattttctttgccTGTCTCAACATTGTTTTGCTTAAGAAAAAAACAATCTTATGGCCTTGAAATGTCAGTTTTTACCAATATCACATTTCTATATAGTTGAAGACAACTTGGTGTATATCCCAGTGTGTTACAACAAGAAGAATTCATTGCAATTCAATTCAGCAACTTTCAAGGTAAGGACCAATTGTAGATATTCCTCATTGTTGTACCTTTCACTAACACTAACTGACTGGCCTTTTATGAAGATCCATGGACAAAACAGCTAATGGATTTTTGCTTTGGCCTAATGCAGACAAAGATGTTCATTGTTGTCACCTACTGATTTGACTTAGGAGTGGAGAACAGGGATCATGGTGCAGATTTTTTAAGCAAATTGAAATGAAAGCATGGGCCATTAAGGTGTTCAATCATTATAATTTCCCACAGCATCCAAATTTACTGACATGAAGCTTGGCTTGTAGATCTACATAGCTTGAAACAAAAGAATTATCAATCTATCTTAGGTGCAGTGTACATGAAGAAAGAGACAGATtggataaagttttttttttacttaatgGTATAGTTGAATCAATACTATTTTGGAACTAACATGAAGCAATATCATCTGATGCAGGTAAAGTTTCTAACTTTTGAATTTTTAGTTGAAATATAGGTTGCAAATATTTTATCACCACAAATACTAAAGTCTTGCAATATATCCCAATCTGAGACTGGTttagaaaaatcaaaagaaattaaagCGATGCAATGGCCGATTTAACAAACAACAGAGAGTTGTTAAATGCCATACCTGGATTAAATGTTTGCCTGTTGTTTAAAATCCCAGAAAAGGCAATCTGTTTCACCATTTGTCTGGAAGAGCCTAAACGGGTGCTTTTGCGGGCTAAACAAGTTGTTACATTGTTGCACCATCCACCTCCCTGATATTCAAATGAAAATACTGAAGTGACAGCCATTCTTGttatattagaaaaaaaatcttgagtACAATGAATTCAGAAACGGATGAAGATAAATCTCAATAGTGGGAACTGAACATTTGCATGAGATAGCAACAACCAATCGCTCTTTTGACGAAGAACGGATGCTATGAACAGGCATGAAAGGGGAATAGACATTGGCTAGTATATTTGATCAACAGTTCAAATATAGTCTGACCTCGATATGTACCAACCAATTGTTCACCCCTGATCCAAAACCTGGAGACAGATGATAAGCTGGGGGGCTTCCATCCAAACAAACTGCATGATGCATCACGTAGGTAAGAGATCAGTGGCTCCATGTTAAAATCCAACCACTAAAAgaggagacaaattagaaaaGGAAGATTATTTCAGAAAATACTCAAGGATGCTTGTTTGGTGCTTGACTATTTTGTTTAAATCAATGAAGCCAATCAAGATGGGAGGAGAATCCTGAGTAATGATGACTTATTCTCACCTGCTCCTTTGGCCACGGCACTTTCAACATACGTGATGTCCACAAAGTACCCTTCTGCTTTCAGAAATATCAGCAAACAAATCAGAGCATAAATCCATGTACGCAATTTAGCATCTACCATTCTGCAGAATCaaagaaatatatatttataataagaCAAAGTCTGTAGACTCTTTAAAATTGGTGCAGTATGAATTGATGTATTGACACTAGAAGTATAGTGGAGATTAGATGCTCTAGCTCCAATAACTCTTGTATACAGAAACAAGTTGGATGCCTCGAATAATTCTTCAACATTCGGTTGATTTAGTTTACCCATAGTTAGTACTCCAAGACTTTTATGAATaaaaaaagttataaaaaaAGCTTTAAAGTACTAATCATGAGCTACACTATTATTTTGAAATTGGAAGCAGTAAATTCAGAATTTAGCAGTTTTAATTTAAGAATTTTTAATCATGGAATTGCATAAGTAGATCCAGAATAGTCAGAAGCAAGAATTGATCtaactttcttttcttgagaAAAGGGGAGGGAAAACACAATGGATCTAACTTTCAGTATACAGCTCTAGATTGTGGGAGAAATATATTCCAACCTTAttaagaaattcttcttcctctctaaaTGCTTAAAAAAATTTACCCAACGAAATTTTACCAGGTGATCGAATTTTGCATAGGCTCAAAGCCACAAAATTTTATTAACTTAAGTCATTCGATGTTCATGATCCAAAAGCCAaaacaattcttttttttttcctcttatttttttttccctttggaTCCCATTGCCTAGCTTTCCTtggctaaaaatttaaatatcaggtcacctttcagaagatacttaAAAAATGCAGCCGTCTTTAGATTGTTTGCTAGAAATGAGCCCTGAAGCGCAAATTGGAAAACAAAAGCCTTCTAATGTAAAACACCAAGCAGAAAAAGAATCTTCTACCTAGAAGGAAAAGAatccttgaaaaaaaaaagaagaaggctgacaGAGAAACTACTGAAGATTCAATGGAACTAAAACACTTAAATTGCTAAAATGA from the Phoenix dactylifera cultivar Barhee BC4 unplaced genomic scaffold, palm_55x_up_171113_PBpolish2nd_filt_p 000801F, whole genome shotgun sequence genome contains:
- the LOC120107229 gene encoding pectin acetylesterase 8-like, whose protein sequence is MVDAKLRTWIYALICLLIFLKAEGYFVDITYVESAVAKGAVCLDGSPPAYHLSPGFGSGVNNWLVHIEGGGWCNNVTTCLARKSTRLGSSRQMVKQIAFSGILNNRQTFNPDFYNWNKVKVRYCDGSSFTGDVKRVNPTTNLHYRGARVWLAVMEDLLARGMSKAENAFLSGCSAGGLTSILHCDNFRALLPLGTRVKCLSDAGYFINLKDITGTEHIKAFFNDVVTTHGSAQNLPSSCTSRLTPSMCFFPQNMVQKIRTPLFILNAAYDSWQIKNILVPGVADPHGTWHDCKLDIQQCSSSQLQIMQGFRTQFLNALAGFGSSSSTGMFINSCYAHCQSEMQETWLSSNSPVLEKIPIAKAVGDWFYDRIAFQKIDCPYPCDSTCHNRIFEDNSEA